The uncultured Desulfatiglans sp. DNA window CGGCACTGCTCGTTGAAATCTTGTCGGCTCCAGCATGGAGCACGGCCTCAGCGGAGGCCACGTCGCTGATGCCCCCGCCGACGGTGAAAGGGATCGTCGCGGCGCGGGCTACTTTTTCGACTACATCCAGCATGGTCGCTCGTCCTTCGACCGTCGCGGTGATATCCAGAAGGGCCAGTTCATCCGCCCCGGCATGGCAGTAGGCGACGCAGCAGGCAACCGGATCACCGGCATCGCGGATGTCGACGAATTGAACGCCCTTGACGACGCGTCCGTTCTGCATATCGAGACAGGGCATGATTCTGATGGTCATCGGTGCTTCCTCCCGTTGCGAATGGGATCGATCGTTTCGTAGAAAAACCGGTAGGCTTTGCAGCTCGGACCCCTTTCCATTTGGAAAGGACCTTTTTGCCCGACATCAGCGCCGATCTGCACGGTTGGTCGTGGGACGACCTGCAGGTCGTCTCCATTCAAGCGCTTGGCTCCCTCGAGAGGGCGGGAAGGGGACCCGCCACTACGCGGCGCGGCAGGCGCTCCGCATCCTTCTCGGACCAGGATTTTCGGCATTATCTGGAAAACCTCTGAGAATGTAAAGCCGAATGTGACGGTGGGGTCTGTGTCTCCTGCCTGGAGGCGAAGCATGGACGTCTGATCATCCTAGCCATCCGCGTTTCCAGGGGCTCGGCCT harbors:
- a CDS encoding hypothetical protein (Evidence 5 : Unknown function) → MPDISADLHGWSWDDLQVVSIQALGSLERAGRGPATTRRGRRSASFSDQDFRHYLENL